The stretch of DNA AAACGGATGCCAAAAATATAGACGCCGATCCACAAGGCGACCACGGAAAATGTGCCGATCAGCCCCAGTTCTTCACCAATCACGGCAAAGACAAAGTCGGTGTTCGCTTCGGGTAAAAAGCTCAATTTTTGCCAGCCTTTTCCCAACCCGACGCCCTGACCTCCACCCGCTCCCAGTGTCATCAACGATTGTTTCAATTGATACGGGGCGGAACTGGGATCGGTCCATGCCGCCACAAACCCCGAGATCCGCTGCATTTGGTAGGGGCGATGGATCACCAGATACGCGATGGCGGGAATGGTCGGCGCTGCGATCAGTGCAAAATTGCGCAGCGGCCAACGAGCCACGAAGAGTAATATTCCGCTCCCCGCTGCCAAGAATAAGGCTGTCCCGAGATCGGGTTGCCGCATGACGAGCGGTACCATGACTGCAGCCGGTAGACAGGGCAACAGAAATCCCGTCCACCAACCGGTTTCTCGCGCACGGACCTGCATCACCAACCGCGCTAAAAAGAGCGGCAACGCCAACTTCGCCAATTCAGCGGGCTGCATCGTAAACGTGCCCAGACGCAACCAGCGTTGCGCGCCGTTGACGTGTGTTCCAATTCCGGGAATGAGCACCAAAACCAGCAGACCGGTTACCACGGCAAACAGAAAGGGGGCGGCGCGATAGATGAATTGTGCGGGCAATTGCGAAGCGATGATGCCGGCCGCGATACCGCAGGCCAAGAACAGCAGGTGTCGCGACAGGTAAATCTGCTCCGATTGGCTGGGGTGCGACGTCATACTGGCGCTATGCACCATCAGCACGCCCATGGCGAGCAGCATGCCAATCAATGCTAGAAAAAATCCGCGATCGTTATTCACGGGTTGAACATTCCACTGGAGTGATCCGCTTCCCGACAGACCGGGTCGCGACTGAGAAACGGTGTGCGACGTCTCCTTCATGGATCGTCGATTTGGCCGCTCAGCGCTGAGTCCGAATGGGGGTCCGCAAGCCAGTGGCGAGAGGATCGAGCGGCGCGGTCAAACATTCGCGGCAAGAGTCATAGCCCCACATCCGATTGGGCGGATTGTGCGTATTGTGCGGGCTGAGAGACTCAATGGATCTTGAGACTGGCAACAGCGATGATCGCCAGGATCGCCGAGCTGATCCAGAATCGTACGACGATTTTCATTTCATGATGGCCGTGAAACAAGAAGTGATTGTGGAGCGGACTACAGGCGATCAATCTTCGGCCGGTCATACGAAACCAGCCGACTTGGGAGATCACGCTGAGTGTTTCAATCACAAACACGCCTCCCACGATGACCAGCAGCAATTCTTGTCGAATCACCAAGGCCGCCAAACCGAGCAGAGCGCCCATCGGCAGCGAACCGGTATCCCCCATGAAGACCTGTGCGGGATAACAAT from Symmachiella dynata encodes:
- a CDS encoding FtsW/RodA/SpoVE family cell cycle protein produces the protein MNNDRGFFLALIGMLLAMGVLMVHSASMTSHPSQSEQIYLSRHLLFLACGIAAGIIASQLPAQFIYRAAPFLFAVVTGLLVLVLIPGIGTHVNGAQRWLRLGTFTMQPAELAKLALPLFLARLVMQVRARETGWWTGFLLPCLPAAVMVPLVMRQPDLGTALFLAAGSGILLFVARWPLRNFALIAAPTIPAIAYLVIHRPYQMQRISGFVAAWTDPSSAPYQLKQSLMTLGAGGGQGVGLGKGWQKLSFLPEANTDFVFAVIGEELGLIGTFSVVALWIGVYIFGIRLLARHDKNSFAFLAGTTLLTQIILQAAINVAVVTAMVPPKGIPHPLMSYGGSNLVTTLMAIGLIVSFSRATESVEATAVDDSDVETPQSLAA